The following nucleotide sequence is from Acidimicrobiales bacterium.
AGTTGCGGGAGCTGCTCGTGATGATGGCGCGCTGGCGCGACCGTGGTGTGCTTCCCTCACGGGAGCAGGTGGCGGCGTTCAACGCCACCTTCAACGAGATGTGCGGTCCGGCACAAGAGGATCCGAGGACGCTCGCTGTCGTGCTTGTCGAGCTCCTCCTGGCAGTCCATCGGGCGATGGGTCTGTTCGCACAGATTGGAGAGTGCTCGGCCGAAGGGATCTTGCGGGAGATCATCTGTTGACCGCGACCGGAGCGCGACGAGAGTCACGTGGGTCGGTGGCCGATGACGGCGACCAGACCTGGGGACAGCTCCTCGGTGCCGAACGACGGAGCGATCCGCGCCTCGACGCCGTGGTCGGCCAGGAGCGCGGGGACGCGAGACGTGTCGATCAGGACGTTGTGGTGGCGCTCGTCGTCACGGTGCCAGGAGCCGTCCTCGGCGCGGACGAAGATCGTCATCTCACGGACGTAGTGGTTGGGCGAGGGCAGCGAGAAGCGGGTCGCGAGCACCCAGTCGTCGTCGACGCGGACCTGCGGGGGCTCGCCGCGCCGGGCTTCGCCCCAGCTGAGGTCGCAGAGGTCAAGGGCGAGGACGCCGCCGGGGCGAAGGGCCTGGGCGGCCTCGATCAGCGCCCGGTCGAGTGCGGCCTCGGTCGGCAGATAGTTGAGGGCGTGCCCGGTCGACACGATGGCGTCCGTGGGAGGTACCGGGTCGTCGGGCAGGGCCAGCTGACGCAAGTCCTGCGCGCCGGCCGCGTGGTCGCGGGCCAGCGCCAGCATGGCGGGCGAGGCGTCCGTCGCCATCACGCGGTGACCAGCGTCGAGAAGGTGGCGGGTGAGCAGCCCGCTCCCGCATCCGAGCTCGACCACGAGGCCGCCCCGATCGCGTACGGGCTGGAGCAGGGACAGGATCCCGGGGGCGCAGGCGTCGGCGTGGAAGCCGAAGCCGAGGTGGTGGACGAGGGCGAGATGGGCGCGGTAGTAGGGGGCGACGGCCGGTTCCACGGTGCGGATCCTACGGCTGCCGCCTGGCACGGGAAGAAGTGGTCCCCGTCTGGGGATGAGAGACTCCGCCGGCGACAGGGAGGATCGACGACATGGCTGAGGTACACGGGACGTGCGAGGCGGGGTTCGAGGCGGTTCGCCAGGGGTTGGTTGACAGCCTCGATGCGGGCAGGGATGTCGGCGCATCGGTCGTCGTGCGAGTCGACGGCCAACCAGTGGTGGACATCTGGGGAGGCCATGCCGACGAGACCCGCACGATCCCATGGGAGCGGGACACCATCACCAACGTGTGGTCGACCACGAAGACCATGACGTTCCTCTGCGCACTGATGCTGGCCGATCGCGGCGAGCTCGACTTCTACGCGCCGGTGCGTACCTACTGGCCCGAGTTCGCGGCCGGGGGCAAGGAGGCCGTCGAGGTACGTCACATCATGAGCCACACGGCCGGGCTCGCCGGCTTCACCGAGCCCCTCCAGCCTGAGGATCTGGCCGATTGGGAGAAGTGCACGTCGCTGCTCGCGGCCCAGGCACCGTGGTGGGAGCCGGGCACGGCCGCCGGCTACCACGCCGTCACCCAGGGCTATCTCATCGGCGAGGTCGTGCGCCGCATCACCGGCGCGTCCATTGGGACCTGGCTCGCGTCGGAGGTGGCGGGGCCGCTCGGCGCCGACTTCCATATCGGGCTTCCCCCCGCCGAGGATGCCCGGGTGTCGCCGGTCATCCCGCCCGGGCAAATGGACGCCTCGGGGCAAGACCCGACCAGCATCCCGATCCGCGCGCTCACGAACCCGCCTGTCGAGGCCTCGATGGCGAACACCGATTGGTGGCGGCGGGCCGAGATCCCGGCGGCGAACGGCCACGGCAACGCGCGCTCAGTGGCGACGATCCAGGATGCGCTCGCGGGCGGGGGCGAGACAGGAGGCGTGCGGCTGCTGTCGGAGAAGGGCTGTGACGTCGTCTTCGAGGAGCAGTCCAACGGCACCGACCTTGTGCTCCAGGTGCCCATGCGCATGGGGATGGGGTACGGCTTGAGCGGCGAGCTCGTGCCCATGGGCCCGCGGACGTGCTTCTGGGGTGGGTACGGGGGATCGCTGATCGTGATGGACCAGGACATGCGACTCACCGTCTGCTACGTGATGAACCGCATGGAGGGTGGCTTGGTCGGCGACCTGCGGGGCCCGACGATCCTCATGGCGGCCGTGCAGTCGGCCCTCCAGGGCTAGGCCGGGACCCAGCGGGGAAGGGAGACGTCCTCGGACACCGGTGCGAACACGACGCGCACGGGGGCGCCGATCTCGACCTCGAGGAGCTCGTTGATAGGGCCGTCGGCCGAGGTCACCAGGTTGCCCACCAGTCGGAGGGTCGGGTCCTCGTCGAGGGCCACGACGACGACGTTGTAGGGCGCCAGCTCGGAGTAGTCGGGAAGGAGCGGCGGGTGGGGGACCACGAAGGACCAGACCGTCCCCCGCCCAGACATCGGTGTCCAGGTGACATCGGTGGACTGGCAGTGCGGGCACATGGGGCGGGGCGGGAAGCGGAGGCGGCCGCAGCTCGCGCACCGCTGCATCACAAGCTCGCCGCGACGAGCCGCCTCCCAGAAGGGCCCCGAGTCCTCGTCGATCACCGGCAGGAGTGTCACGCCCCGCATCGTACGATCCTGGACGTGATCGACGCGATGCGAGGGTCGTTCAGGTCCGCGGTGGATCTCATGCGGGCCACGGCCGAGGCCCATCCGGAGCGGGAGGCGTTCGTCGACGGCAGGCTCCGGCTCACGTTCGGTGCGTGGGACCGAGCGGCCGACGGGCTGGCGGCCACGCTGGCCGAGTCGGGGGTCGGACGGGGCGACGTGGTGTGCCTCATGCTGCCGTCCTCGTCCGACTATGCCGTGTGCTACCAGGCGGTTATGCGCCTGGGGGCCATCACCTCGGGCATCAACCCCCGCCTGGGCCCGTCCGAGGTGGCCAGCATCATTTCCCGGACCCGCCCCAAGCTCACGGTCCTACCCTCAGATCGCGAGCCGCCGTTCGGCGCCGGTCGGCTCCTCGCCCGGGACGAGCTCGACGAGGCCTGCCGCGCCGACCCGATCCGGCCCCGGCCCCCCATCGACGGCTCGGAGGCCGTGGCCATCGTTTGGACCAGCGGCACCACGGGTGAGCCGAAAGGTGCGGTCTTCGGCCACTCCAACCTGGAGGCGTGCGCGGTGGGCGCCGGTGACCTCAGCCACCGGGGGGACCGACGACTGTCG
It contains:
- a CDS encoding class I SAM-dependent methyltransferase, with the protein product MEPAVAPYYRAHLALVHHLGFGFHADACAPGILSLLQPVRDRGGLVVELGCGSGLLTRHLLDAGHRVMATDASPAMLALARDHAAGAQDLRQLALPDDPVPPTDAIVSTGHALNYLPTEAALDRALIEAAQALRPGGVLALDLCDLSWGEARRGEPPQVRVDDDWVLATRFSLPSPNHYVREMTIFVRAEDGSWHRDDERHHNVLIDTSRVPALLADHGVEARIAPSFGTEELSPGLVAVIGHRPT
- a CDS encoding Zn-ribbon domain-containing OB-fold protein, which translates into the protein MTLLPVIDEDSGPFWEAARRGELVMQRCASCGRLRFPPRPMCPHCQSTDVTWTPMSGRGTVWSFVVPHPPLLPDYSELAPYNVVVVALDEDPTLRLVGNLVTSADGPINELLEVEIGAPVRVVFAPVSEDVSLPRWVPA
- a CDS encoding serine hydrolase domain-containing protein codes for the protein MAEVHGTCEAGFEAVRQGLVDSLDAGRDVGASVVVRVDGQPVVDIWGGHADETRTIPWERDTITNVWSTTKTMTFLCALMLADRGELDFYAPVRTYWPEFAAGGKEAVEVRHIMSHTAGLAGFTEPLQPEDLADWEKCTSLLAAQAPWWEPGTAAGYHAVTQGYLIGEVVRRITGASIGTWLASEVAGPLGADFHIGLPPAEDARVSPVIPPGQMDASGQDPTSIPIRALTNPPVEASMANTDWWRRAEIPAANGHGNARSVATIQDALAGGGETGGVRLLSEKGCDVVFEEQSNGTDLVLQVPMRMGMGYGLSGELVPMGPRTCFWGGYGGSLIVMDQDMRLTVCYVMNRMEGGLVGDLRGPTILMAAVQSALQG